TTGCGGGATATTATCAAGAATCTGCCTGACTTGATAACTCTGCGTTGGCAAATAGAGGGTTTTCTACCACCCAATACTCATAAAAAGCTTGGCAAAACCACGGTGCGAAACCTACTTGGTTTCAAAGATGGTACAGCAAATCTAGATGCGAGCGATGATAAATTGATGAACCGGATTGTTTGGGTAAAGCCAAACACCGGCGAACCAGCTTGGACAGCAGGGGGAAGCTATCAAGTAGTGCGGGTAATCCGCAACTTAGTCGAACGCTGGGATCGGACACCACTACAGGAGCAACAGACAATTATTGGCCGCAGTAAGGATTCTGGCGCACCCTTGGGGATGAACCACGAGAAAGATATTCCTAATTATGCTCAAGATCCCAAAGGTCTACAAATCCCTTTAGATGCCCATATCCGCCTTGCTAATCCCCGAAAATCAGAATTGGGTTTGATTCTGCGGCGTGGTTTCAACTATTCACGCGGGTTTGACAAAGCTGGACAGTTAGATATGGGTTTGTTGTTTGTCTGTTTTCAGGCTGACCTAGAAAAGGGCTTTGTGACGGTGCAAAATCGCTTGACTGGTGAACCTTTGGAGGAGTATATTCGCCCCATTGGGGGTGGATATTTCTTTGCCTTACCTGGTGTTAAAGCTGTTGGAGGTTATCTTGGTCAGTCATTACTAGAAGCATCATCGGTGTAGATTTATCTTTAATTTTTTGCCGATGATTAAGTAGCGATCGCCTTTGTTGTAGGCTGATAAGATCGCTCTGATTGATAAGTTAAGACTGAAAGCAAGTGGCGCTTACCGCAAATTGGACAGGTACAGTACAATTCGGTTGAATAAATTTATCACCTGTTACAGGTGTTGAATAAAATTGTTGTGCTTCCTAGCGTTTGACATTTTTCATTTTAAAAATTTATATGTAGGCGATCAAAACTCAATACCAAACCCTAATAGTATTATCGTAACTCCCACTAATGAGGGTTTGACCATCAGGACTGAAGATAACTGAAGTAACCCCTTTTGAGTGACCAGAGAGAGTCTGGAGTAATTCTCCAGTAGCTAAATTCCACAGCTTGATGGTCTTGTCTGAATCACAGCCACTAGCCAGAATTTGTCCATCCGGGCTAATGGTAACTGACAGTATACCGTAACCAAAAAACGAAGATGAGTGCCCAGAAAGAGTTTGGCGCAGTTTCCCTGTTGACAAATTCCACAGCTTAACCTCACTACTGTAATTACCACTAGCAAGAGTTTGTCCATTAGGGCTGATGGCGATGGACTTAACCGACGAAATAGAATCAGCAAGGCTGAGAATTTCTTTGCAAGTACTTATAGACCAAAGTTTGATAGTATCGTCCGTACTCCCACTAACAAGGGTTTGCCCGTCAGGACTGAAAGCGATTGACTGAACATAACCTGAATGTCCAGAGAGGGTACAGATTTCTTGCTTTGTTTTCAAACTCCACAGTTTAATGGTTTTGTCATCACTACCACTGGCGAGAGTCTCTCCATTGGGACTAATAGCAACAGTTGTAACCTCTTTAGAATGCCCGGTTAGAGTGCCAATTTCTTTACCAGTTTTCCAGTTCCACAATTTGATGCTTTTATCATCACTGCAACTTACGAGAATTTTCCCATCTGGACTGAAGGTAACTGCACGAACCCAGAATGAATGCCCTGAGAGAGTGCGAATTTCTAGCTTTGTTTCGAGATTCCAAAGTTTGATGGTGCGGTCTTTGCTGCCACTAGCAATTATCTGACCGTCAAGACTAATAGCAACTGAACAAACCCCAGTAGAGTGACCAGTGAGTTCAGTGAAAGATTTATAATTTTTCTTAGCTGGCTGGTGTTGTTTCGGTGTTTCCCATTCTTTCTGCGGTTGAACCTCTAGTTGTTGGACTCTTTCTGCTTTTTGTTGTTGCTGTCTTTGTGTCTGTTCCGCTTCCAGTTTACCTTGATACTTAGCTTCTGCTTGAGCAAGAATTGGCTGTTCAATCCGGGTTACATCTTCGGTTTTAAGTCCTAAAGACTGCTGCCAACTGTTGATTCTATTACGAACAACTTCACTGAGTGGATATTCTCCTTCAACAGCTTTTAAAAATTCCTGTTCGTAATGTCGCAGCTTATTCTCATACTCTTCTTTTTTTTGCTGCTTTTGTAGTTCTAGTTGTTTTGCTTCCGCTTCCTGTTCCTCTTGCGATTTCTCTTGGTAGTTAGCTTCTGCTTGAGCAAGAAACGGTTGTTGGATGCGGGCTACATCTTCGGCTTTAAGTCCTAAAGATTGCTGCAAACTGTTGATTCTATTACGAACAACTTCACTGAGTGGATATTCTCTTTCAACAGCTTTTAAAAATTCCTGTTCGTAATGTCGCAGCTTATTCTCATACTCTTCTTTTTCTTGCTGCTTTTGTAGTTCTAGTTGTTTTGCTTCCGCTTCCTGTTCCTCTTGCAATTTCTCTTGGTAGTTAGCTTCTGCTTGAGCAAGAAACGGTTGTTGGATGCGGGCTACATCTTCGGCTTTAAGTCCTAAAGATTGCTGCAAACTGTTGATTCTATTACGAACAACTTCACTGAGTGGATATTCTCCTTCAACAGCTTTTAAAAATTCCTGTTCGTAATGTCGCAGCTTATTCTCATACTCTTCTTTTTCTTGCTGCTTTTGTAGTTCTAGTTGTTTTGCTTCCGTTTCCTGTTCCTCTTGCAATTTCTCTTGGTAGTTAGCTTCTGCTTGAGTAAGAATCGGTTGTTGGATGCGGGCTACATCTTCAATTTTGATACCTAAATCCCTTTGACGAAGTTCCAAATCTCTTTGAGTTTGATCACTAAAAGGATATTCATGTTCAATTACTTTAATAAGAGTTTTCTTATATTTCTGTAAATTTTCTTCATACTTTTTCCACGGTTCAAATGCAAGTTTTTCAATCTCACTGGCATCTTCAGGTGTTAATCCTAATTCATCTCTAAGTTCATCTAGCGTATCGCGTTCTGGCAAAGAAATCTTTCCATCTGATAATGCCTCTTCAACCTTCTTTTTATACTGATTTATAGCAATCTCTTTCTGCTGTAATTTTTGTTGACGCAACTCACGCAAATTATTAGCTGCAATCCGAATCCCTTGAGTCACACTCAAGAAAGCTTCGTCTTGATTACCCCAAGATGTTACAGGTTTAGCATCTTTAGGATAAGCTTGGAGTTTACCGAATGCAGCACCTGACCAGTTAACTGGACGTAGAATAATTGGGACAACTAACGCTTCTCCAGCCTCATGTCGCTTCATGGCTAGCTTTAGCTCAATGTCATAGCAATAGTCTGACGCTAAAAAATAAGCACTAATCAGCAATAAGATGATGTCAGCCTTTCTGAGATTATTATCGATTTGGTTTGCCCACTCAGAACCTGCTCCAATCTGGCGATCATACCAGGTCGTGATCTCACCCTGTCGCTGCATAATAGCTAGGTGGGTTGCTAATTCCTCTCGAAGTAATTCATCTTTATGTGAGTATGAGATAAAAAGCTCTATTGATTCATTGGACATCTGAACCTCTTAAAAGATAATTGACTACATAATGCTGATTAATTTAAACGTTGATACTTTTTTAAGCAGCCTCAAAATGCAAAGCTAAAGCAGAAAATATAGATATTTTTTATAAAGAGTAAATATACAGTATTTAAGTGCATAAAACTGTTGGAAGCGGAGAATCTTAAAGATTAGCTGGATATAATAAATATAATTACTTACTTAACTACTTACTTGAGAAAATAGTTTCCGGAAAATATGTGGTTAATTATTTAATAATGCTACCGATCAACTTTGCTCCCCGCGACGGTGGTTAGCAGCTTGCAATAAAAGAGATTCGGCAAAAGCGATCGCATCACTTGCAGATTTACCACCAGCTAACTGTGCCAATTCTTCCCGGCGAGTAGTTAAATTGTCCAAGGTAGTAACTCGCACAACGGTACGCTGTTCAGCGTTGCCATTGTTAGCTTTTTTACCTTTGCCTTGATTAATAGTTTGCTTATCCACCCGGAAATGGCGATCGGCCATTGCCGCAACTAAAGGCTGGTGGGTAACACACAATACTTGGTTGCGTTGACTTAGCTGGTGTAATTTTTCCGCGATCGCTTGGGCGACTCTTCCCGAAACCCCGACATCAATTTCATCAAATACCATTGTCCCAACCACATCAACCTGAGAAAAACAAGCTTTCAGCGCCAGTAAAAAGCGGCTCATTTCCCCACCAGAAGCAACTTCTGTTAAAGGTTGCAGTGGTTCGCCAGGGTTGGAACTAAATGTAAAAGTAATTTTATCTGCTCCCATAGTAGTGGGGAAAGTTGGTAATATCTCAACTAGAAACTTCACCTTTTCCATCGCTAAAGGCTTGAGTTCAGCTATCAAACGAGATTCTAAATTAGCAGCCGCTTTACTCCGCAGTTGAGTTAACTGATTGCTGGCTTGAGTGAGTTTTTCTAAACACGCCTTTTCTTGCTGTTCTAGCTTTTCAATCGATTGTTCGCTATCGTTAAGTAAGGCTAATTCCCCTTGGATACGCTGGTAATAAGCGATCGCTTCGGTAAGCGTCGGCCCATACTTACGACAAATTTGCTTTAATTCCTGAGTCCGTTCTTCCACCTCTTCCAATCTCTGCGGATCGGCTTCCAAACCATCCCCATAAGCATTGATTTGTCTTCCCACTTCCATTACCGCAGCTTGCGCGTCCCTAACCAATTCTAACAAGTGTTGTAGTTGGGTATCGTACTCCACCATGTCATTTAATATCGCTTCACTGTCTCCCAACAAATCTGCGGCGGCAGGAGTTTCACGATCGTTTTGATACAAAGCCTCATAGACCTTGTAACTCATCTGTTGCAAATCGACGACATGATTCAGGCGTTCCCGTTCTTGTCCCAACTGTTCCAATTCATTAGGTTCGCACAGATTAGCTGCTCCCAATTCTTGTACTTGATAAGCAAGCAAATCTAGTTGTTGTAAACGTTCCCGTTCTGATGTCCGGCGTTTTTCTAGCCCTAAATGCGCCTGTTGGTAAGCACTAAAGCTTGTGGCTACTTTATGGCGCTGTTGCATTAAAGAATCGCCACCATATAAATCCAGCCAGTCGCGGACTTGGGCAGATTGTCCTACTTGTACAGTTTGACCTTGGGCTGTAATTTCCACCAAGCGATCGCGCATTCCTCCCATAATCTGCCGATTTACCAACACACCATTCACCCGCGATCGACTGCGGATATTACTAGCAGTTGCTGTAATTTCTCGGCTAATGACTACAGAATTTTCATCAAGTAAATCTATTTCTTGTTCAGTCAACCAAGCCGCTAGGGAGGCATTTGAGGTGAAAGTAGCTTCTACCATCGCTCGATTTGTCCCCGTACGAATCACTCGACTAGAGACTTTACCGCCTAAAGCGGCATCAATAGCATCCAAAATAATCGATTTTCCAGCGCCGGTTTCACCTGTCAACACATTTAATCCCGCGCCAAATTCCAATTCTAGTTGGTCGATTAGGGCAAAGTTTTCAATTCGCAGACAAAGCAACATCAAGCCAAATTCTCCATGAAGGCAGATGCCGGACACTTCTAATTTACAGGACAATAAGTATGATCTTTCAGCTAACTAGCAATACCTACTACTATTAAAATAGTATGCCCGTTTAAGTGTAGCAGACCTATAAGTAGTAGGGAGTAGAGGGGGAGCAGAGGAAAAAAATAACCAATGCCCAATTTCTAAACATATTGTTACAATACTTAATGTGATCGTTCTGACTGGTGGCCTTTTTCATGATTGTTAAGACACTTCCCCCTAGTTCCCGACCGATTCAGGAGGACAGTCGCAACGGCACAAATCGCCGAGGCGAACTGGACGTTATTGATATTGATGTAGTGCCGGAAAATGGCACACCAAGCTTAGTTGTGCGCTCGCCAAGACTCTTAGCTGCCCAAAAGGTTAGGACAGCAGCCCAACCTGAGATACTTTACAATGCTGCCAACATAGCGGCGCATTATCAAAACAAACCTCTGCAAGTTGCCCGCCGGATTTTTGCCGTATTGGGGCCGACTTTATCCTTTGCTTTTGGTTTGTGGTCGGATAGTAAACGGGGAATTGTCGTCAAAAATGACCGCCGCCGAGCCACTCAGCTACGAGTATTGCTGACCCAACTAGGCCCTGCTTACATTAAAATTGGCCAAGCTTTATCTACCAGACCGGATCTAGTTCCTCCCGTATATCTAGAAGAATTAACCAAGCTACAAGACCAATTACCACCTTTTCCCAACGAACTGGCTTACCAGTTTATCAAAGAAGAACTAGGCGCACCTCCAGAAGAGGTTTATGCCGAACTCTCTGCCGAACCAATTGCTGCGGCTTCCTTGGGGCAAGTCTATAAAGGTAAGCTAAAAACTGGTGAAGAAGTCGCCGTAAAAGTCCAACGCCCCGACTTAAGAGAGCGGATTACCATTGATTTGTATCTCTTGCGTAATCTCGCCGCCTGGGTGCAGAAAAAAGTCAAACGGGTAAGAAGTGACTTAGTTGGGATTCTCGATGAATTAGGCGATCGCATCTTTGAAGAGATGGACTATATTCATGAAGGTGAAAATGCCGAAAGATTTTTTGAGTTATACGGTCATATAAAAGACATATATGTACCGAAAATTTACTGGGAATATACTAATCGTCGCGTCTTGACGATGGAATGGATTAACGGCACAAAATTAACCCAGACAGCAGAAATTAGTGCCCAAGGCATAGATGCTCGTTATCTAATTGAAGTAGGTGTCCAGTGTTCCTTGCGCCAATTGCTAGAACATGGATTTTTCCATGCCGATCCCCATCCTGGTAATTTATTAGCAACACCAGATGGCAAATTAGCTTATCTCGACTTTGGGATGATGAGCGAGATTAAGCCACCACAGCGTTATGGTTTAATTGAAGCGATCGTCCACGTCGTCAACCGCGACTTTGAAGGATTAGCAAAAGACTACGTTAAATTAGACTTCTTATCACCAGAAACCGACTTAACACCAATTATCCCAGCTTTTGCCAGAGTCTTTGCTGATGCC
This genomic interval from Nostoc sp. KVJ3 contains the following:
- the efeB gene encoding iron uptake transporter deferrochelatase/peroxidase subunit, with the translated sequence MSSSEQPRLRITPRISRRDLLIGMAAAGGVAALTSLGYRSLSETTEDPSEETVPFFGIHQAGIITPVPASALMVAFDTTAKTKADLVRLFQTLSDRIQFLMAGGTPKLRDSKFPPNDSGILGPVVVPDNLTITLAVGDSLFDNRFGLDKLKPKRLSTMPGFSNDQLDPDLCHGDILLQFCANTEEANIHALRDIIKNLPDLITLRWQIEGFLPPNTHKKLGKTTVRNLLGFKDGTANLDASDDKLMNRIVWVKPNTGEPAWTAGGSYQVVRVIRNLVERWDRTPLQEQQTIIGRSKDSGAPLGMNHEKDIPNYAQDPKGLQIPLDAHIRLANPRKSELGLILRRGFNYSRGFDKAGQLDMGLLFVCFQADLEKGFVTVQNRLTGEPLEEYIRPIGGGYFFALPGVKAVGGYLGQSLLEASSV
- a CDS encoding TIR domain-containing protein → MSNESIELFISYSHKDELLREELATHLAIMQRQGEITTWYDRQIGAGSEWANQIDNNLRKADIILLLISAYFLASDYCYDIELKLAMKRHEAGEALVVPIILRPVNWSGAAFGKLQAYPKDAKPVTSWGNQDEAFLSVTQGIRIAANNLRELRQQKLQQKEIAINQYKKKVEEALSDGKISLPERDTLDELRDELGLTPEDASEIEKLAFEPWKKYEENLQKYKKTLIKVIEHEYPFSDQTQRDLELRQRDLGIKIEDVARIQQPILTQAEANYQEKLQEEQETEAKQLELQKQQEKEEYENKLRHYEQEFLKAVEGEYPLSEVVRNRINSLQQSLGLKAEDVARIQQPFLAQAEANYQEKLQEEQEAEAKQLELQKQQEKEEYENKLRHYEQEFLKAVEREYPLSEVVRNRINSLQQSLGLKAEDVARIQQPFLAQAEANYQEKSQEEQEAEAKQLELQKQQKKEEYENKLRHYEQEFLKAVEGEYPLSEVVRNRINSWQQSLGLKTEDVTRIEQPILAQAEAKYQGKLEAEQTQRQQQQKAERVQQLEVQPQKEWETPKQHQPAKKNYKSFTELTGHSTGVCSVAISLDGQIIASGSKDRTIKLWNLETKLEIRTLSGHSFWVRAVTFSPDGKILVSCSDDKSIKLWNWKTGKEIGTLTGHSKEVTTVAISPNGETLASGSDDKTIKLWSLKTKQEICTLSGHSGYVQSIAFSPDGQTLVSGSTDDTIKLWSISTCKEILSLADSISSVKSIAISPNGQTLASGNYSSEVKLWNLSTGKLRQTLSGHSSSFFGYGILSVTISPDGQILASGCDSDKTIKLWNLATGELLQTLSGHSKGVTSVIFSPDGQTLISGSYDNTIRVWY
- the recN gene encoding DNA repair protein RecN, with product MLLCLRIENFALIDQLELEFGAGLNVLTGETGAGKSIILDAIDAALGGKVSSRVIRTGTNRAMVEATFTSNASLAAWLTEQEIDLLDENSVVISREITATASNIRSRSRVNGVLVNRQIMGGMRDRLVEITAQGQTVQVGQSAQVRDWLDLYGGDSLMQQRHKVATSFSAYQQAHLGLEKRRTSERERLQQLDLLAYQVQELGAANLCEPNELEQLGQERERLNHVVDLQQMSYKVYEALYQNDRETPAAADLLGDSEAILNDMVEYDTQLQHLLELVRDAQAAVMEVGRQINAYGDGLEADPQRLEEVEERTQELKQICRKYGPTLTEAIAYYQRIQGELALLNDSEQSIEKLEQQEKACLEKLTQASNQLTQLRSKAAANLESRLIAELKPLAMEKVKFLVEILPTFPTTMGADKITFTFSSNPGEPLQPLTEVASGGEMSRFLLALKACFSQVDVVGTMVFDEIDVGVSGRVAQAIAEKLHQLSQRNQVLCVTHQPLVAAMADRHFRVDKQTINQGKGKKANNGNAEQRTVVRVTTLDNLTTRREELAQLAGGKSASDAIAFAESLLLQAANHRRGEQS
- a CDS encoding ABC1 kinase family protein yields the protein MIVKTLPPSSRPIQEDSRNGTNRRGELDVIDIDVVPENGTPSLVVRSPRLLAAQKVRTAAQPEILYNAANIAAHYQNKPLQVARRIFAVLGPTLSFAFGLWSDSKRGIVVKNDRRRATQLRVLLTQLGPAYIKIGQALSTRPDLVPPVYLEELTKLQDQLPPFPNELAYQFIKEELGAPPEEVYAELSAEPIAAASLGQVYKGKLKTGEEVAVKVQRPDLRERITIDLYLLRNLAAWVQKKVKRVRSDLVGILDELGDRIFEEMDYIHEGENAERFFELYGHIKDIYVPKIYWEYTNRRVLTMEWINGTKLTQTAEISAQGIDARYLIEVGVQCSLRQLLEHGFFHADPHPGNLLATPDGKLAYLDFGMMSEIKPPQRYGLIEAIVHVVNRDFEGLAKDYVKLDFLSPETDLTPIIPAFARVFADAQGASVADLNIKSITDELSALMYEYPFRVPPYYALIIRSLVTLEGIAIFIDPNFKVLSEAYPYVSKRLLTDPAPQLRASLQDLLFKDGRFRWNRLENLLRNARNSQDYDFSLVLNQGIEFLSSERGAFILDKLVDESVNGLDALSKNVLHNFTSLLRERVGLTAVNETPAATVEQQQTLEHIKHILGILRETRGFDPLQLASQISQLFVNSDVQRLGQQIASRFTQKAVARMIRQLLAA